A region from the Onychomys torridus chromosome 22, mOncTor1.1, whole genome shotgun sequence genome encodes:
- the Chst12 gene encoding carbohydrate sulfotransferase 12, with protein MTKPRLFRLWLVLGSALMILLIIVYWDNVGTAHFYLHTSLSRPHILEPLPTPGLGGENVFTSDVDEFLDTLLSSDAKQTDLSRQKTEQPPVLTPSKPVLSHMEENVRGYDWSTHDAQQNPDRDRQQAERRSLLRDFCANASLAFPTKDRSFDDIPNYELNHLIVDDRHGIIYCYVPKVACTNWKRVMIVLSESLLDRGSPYRDPLDIPREHVHNSSTHLTFNKFWRRYGKFSRHLMKVKLKKYTKFLFVRDPFVRLISAFRSKFELENEEFYRKFAVPMLRLYTNHTSLPASVSEAFSAGLKVSFANFIQYLLDPHTEKLAPFNEHWRQVYRLCHPCQIDYDFVGKLETLDEDAAQLLRSLKVDSQLHFPPSYRNRTASSWEEGWFANIPLAWRQQLYKLYEADFVLFGYPKPENLLRD; from the coding sequence ATGACCAAGCCTCGGCTCTTCCGGCTGTGGCTGGTACTGGGGTCAGCCCTCATGATTCTTTTGATCATTGTATACTGGGACAACGTGGGCACCGCCCACTTCTATCTGCACACATCCCTATCCAGGCCACACATCCTGGAACCCCTTCCCACCCCAGGGCTGGGTGGTGAGAATGTGTTCACTTCTGATGTGGATGAGTTTTTGGATACACTACTTAGTTCTGATGCGAAGCAGACTGACCTTTCCAGACAAAAAACTGAGCAGCCCCCGGTGCTCACCCCCAGCAAGCCGGTCCTGAGCCACATGGAGGAGAACGTGAGAGGCTACGACTGGTCCACCCATGATGCCCAGCAGAACCCAGACCGGGACCGGCAGCAGGCCGAGAGGAGGAGCCTGCTGAGAGACTTCTGTGCCAACGCCAGCCTGGCATTCCCCACCAAGGACCGCTCTTTTGATGACATCCCCAACTACGAACTCAACCACCTGATCGTGGACGATCGCCACGGGATCATCTACTGCTACGTGCCCAAGGTGGCCTGTACCAACTGGAAGCGAGTGATGATCGTGCTGAGCGAGAGCCTGCTGGACCGGGGCAGCCCCTACCGAGACCCCCTGGACATCCCCCGGGAGCACGTGCACAACTCCAGCACGCACCTGACCTTCAACAAGTTCTGGCGCCGCTATGGGAAGTTCTCGCGTCACCTCATGAAGGTCAAGCTGAAGAAGTACACCAAGTTCCTGTTCGTGCGCGACCCCTTCGTGCGCCTCATCTCTGCCTTCCGCAGCAAGTTCGAGCTGGAGAACGAGGAGTTCTACCGCAAGTTTGCAGTGCCCATGCTCCGGCTGTACACCAACCACACCAGCCTGCCCGCCTCGGTGAGCGAGGCCTTCAGCGCCGGTCTCAAGGTCTCCTTCGCCAACTTCATCCAGTACCTGCTGGACCCACACACCGAGAAGCTGGCACCCTTCAACGAGCACTGGCGACAGGTGTACCGCCTCTGCCACCCATGCCAGATAGACTATGACTTCGTGGGGAAGCTGGAGACCCTGGATGAGGATGCTGCCCAGCTCCTGAGGTCCCTCAAAGTGGACTCCCAGCTCCACTTCCCCCCCAGTTACCGGAACAGGACGGCCAGCAGCTGGGAGGAGGGCTGGTTTGCCAACATCCCCTTAGCCTGGAGACAGCAGCTCTACAAGCTCTACGAAGCCGACTTTGTTCTCTTTGGCTACCCCAAACCAGAAAACCTGCTCAGAGACTGA